Below is a genomic region from Desulforhopalus sp..
TCACGCTCAAGTATCTGTTTGTAAAGTGATATGGCATCTGAAATTTTTTCTTGTTGAATGTATAAGCTGGCAAGAAGAAGCCGGTTGCTGTTTGCTTCGGGGTGTTCGACCAGGGTCTGTTGCAATGTGCTGGCTGCCTTGTCAAATTCACCCATTTTTAGCAAAAGTATCGGCAGTTTGTCTCTGAGATACTCTACCCCGGGATCACAGATGAGGGCCTTTTCATAGGCTTCAAGGGCCTCTGGGTAGCGCCCGGTGAATTCAGCGTGAGATCCCCAGAGGAAATAGAAGTAGGAGCAGGCAAGATCGGTGTCCGGATCTTCTTTTGCCGGTTCGTTAATGACTGTGACAACCTTCTGGTAAACGGTGCATGACGCGAGAAGGAGACAGCAGCAGATTGCAAGGAGGAAGTTTTTTCCACTCATTGGATCAGACCAGGGTGGTGGAGATCTGGGGCTTAAAGAGTTTCATTACATAGCCAACAACGAGGTGGTGGATGATTTCCTTTGATTCCGAAGCATTAATTGGACGGATATATGGCTTTTTAATGGAGGAAAAGATGCTGGCTACCTTTTCCAGGAATTCCCGTTGCTCAAAATTGTTGGGGGTGTCGCCCCGGCCAGAGACAATTCGTTGCTGACTCACCGCCGGATCAATTTGGAAAAGCAGGACAAGATCGGGTTCAGGGGCAAAACTGTTCATGGCCAGGATCGATTCGGGATCAAGGCCCAGGGCTCCCTGATAGGCGGCGGTAGAGAAGTAGTATCTATCGCAGAGAATAATCTTGCCCTCTTCAAGGCCGGGCAAGAGGAGCTCGTTTACATGTTGCCGGCGATCAGCCAAGAAGAGCTCAAGTTCTTCCTCACGACTGTATCTGTCTCTGTGATTGTAGAGGTCGCGAATCTTCATGCCGAACGGGCCGTTGGTAGGTTCCTTGGTGATCACAACCGGATATCCCTTGTCGCGCAAATAGTTGCCGAGGAGATCGCGTTGGGTGGTTTTGCCAGTCCCATCTATGCCCTCAAAAATGATCAGTTTTCCGCGTTCTTTGCTGGATATCATAATCTTTATCTCAAGATACAGGCAAGGCTGCCCGGTTAGTGGCAATAGTTGCGGCGAGGCGAATGGCTTCGGCGAGGCTGGCATGTTGCGCCAGGCCCTTGCCGGCAATGTCATAGGCTGTGCCATGATCAACGGAGGTACGGACAATAGGCAGGCCGAGGGTTACATTTACCCCATCCTCAAAGTGCAGCATTTTAAAGGGAATAAGGCCCTGGTCGTGGTACATGGCGACCACCGCATCAAAATTTCCGGCCGAGGCCTTGAAAAACACCGTATCTGGAGGAAATGGGCCGTTGACATTGACACCCTCCCTTTTGCTGAGGGCGATGGCAGGCGCAATAAGCAGCGTCTCTTCATCACCAAAGATCCCACCTTCACCGGCGTGGGGATTGAGACCGGCAACGGCAATTCGTGGTTGACTAATAGCGAAGTCGGTCATAAGAGCCGAGTGGGTTATACGAATTAATCTTTGAATTGTGTCGATGGTAAGATCTGCGGCCACATCCCTTAAAGGGCGATGGATGGTAACCAGGGTGACCTTCAGCCGCTTACCGGCCATCATCATGGCGTAGTTGGAGGTTTTGGTCAGGCTGGCGAGCATCTCGGTATGCCCGGGAAAGCAATAGCCGGCATTTTGCAGCGAAAACTTGGAAATGGGGCAGGTGGCTATGCCTTGAAGGATACCCTGTTGAGCCAGTGCAACGGCGTGTTCGATATAGCCTGCCATGGCATGACCGGTGGCAAGAGTGGGGCAACCCCAGACGAGGTCATTGGCAGCAAGATCGGCAACTTGGATGACCGGGATGCCCCAGGTTGGCAGTGGATTCTCGGGTTGCCAGGCCACAAAATGTGACGGTAGTCCAAGCTGATTAGCTACACGGGTGAGAACACCTCTATCGCCGATAACCACCGGCTGGAATCCCGCAGGCTGGGCATTCTCGGCAAAGTAGCGAACGATGATTTCTGGGCCGATCCCGACGGGGCAACCCATGGTAATTCCAATAGTGACCATAAGAATCAGTGTACCGTGAAAAAGTTATTATGCAAGCCATCCTCATAACTTTTGGGTTGGCCCTTTGGTAACTTCAATTTCAAATTACATGGTGAGCTCATTTCCGTTTTCATGGGTACAGCAAATGCCTGATTGCAATTCCAGCGCAATTTTTATCCTCGGCAGCGGTATGCTACCCTGCCATGAGACATGGAATTATCCTTCGTAAAGGTCGAATGCGTTGGTGAGGAGTTCAATTTCCGGCTTTTGCTTGAAGCCGATACAAATAGAGACAACATCAAATCGGGCCGGGGTGTCAAAAAGATTTTTTGCAGCCAGATAAT
It encodes:
- the tmk gene encoding dTMP kinase, translated to MISSKERGKLIIFEGIDGTGKTTQRDLLGNYLRDKGYPVVITKEPTNGPFGMKIRDLYNHRDRYSREEELELFLADRRQHVNELLLPGLEEGKIILCDRYYFSTAAYQGALGLDPESILAMNSFAPEPDLVLLFQIDPAVSQQRIVSGRGDTPNNFEQREFLEKVASIFSSIKKPYIRPINASESKEIIHHLVVGYVMKLFKPQISTTLV
- the pdxA gene encoding 4-hydroxythreonine-4-phosphate dehydrogenase PdxA, with protein sequence MGCPVGIGPEIIVRYFAENAQPAGFQPVVIGDRGVLTRVANQLGLPSHFVAWQPENPLPTWGIPVIQVADLAANDLVWGCPTLATGHAMAGYIEHAVALAQQGILQGIATCPISKFSLQNAGYCFPGHTEMLASLTKTSNYAMMMAGKRLKVTLVTIHRPLRDVAADLTIDTIQRLIRITHSALMTDFAISQPRIAVAGLNPHAGEGGIFGDEETLLIAPAIALSKREGVNVNGPFPPDTVFFKASAGNFDAVVAMYHDQGLIPFKMLHFEDGVNVTLGLPIVRTSVDHGTAYDIAGKGLAQHASLAEAIRLAATIATNRAALPVS